The Oryzias latipes chromosome 1, ASM223467v1 genome contains a region encoding:
- the LOC101168675 gene encoding histone H4 — MSGRGKGGKGLGKGGAKRHRKVLRDNIQGITKPAIRRLARRGGVKRISGLIYEETRGVLKVFLENVIRDAVTYTEHAKRKTVTAMDVVYALKRQGRTLYGFGG; from the coding sequence ATGAGTGGAAGAGGAAAGGGCGGGAAAGGACTCGGTAAAGGGGGTGCTAAGCGGCACCGGAAAGTCCTCCGTGATAACATCCAGGGCATCACCAAACCAGCGATCCGCCGTCTGGCTCGTCGTGGCGGAGTAAAGCGTATCTCCGGTCTGATCTACGAGGAGACCCGTGGTGTGTTGAAGGTTTTCCTAGAGAACGTGATCCGTGATGCCGTCACCTACACCGAACACGCCAAGAGGAAGACCGTCACCGCCATGGATGTGGTCTACGCTCTGAAGAGGCAGGGACGCACACTGTACGGCTTCGGCGGTTGA
- the LOC101168428 gene encoding histone H2B 1/2: MPEPAKSAPKKGSKKAVTKTAGKGGKKKRKTRKESYAIYVYKVLKQVHPDTGISSKAMSIMNSFVNDIFERIASEASRLAHYNKRSTITSREIQTAVRLLLPGELAKHAVSEGTKAVTKYTSSK, encoded by the coding sequence ATGCCTGAACCCGCCAAGTCTGCGCCCAAGAAGGGCTCCAAGAAAGCCGTGACCAAGACCGCCGGCAAAGGAGgcaagaagaagagaaagaccAGGAAGGAGAGCTACGCCATCTACGTGTACAAGGTGCTGAAGCAGGTCCACCCCGACACCGGCATCTCCTCCAAGGCCATGAGCATCATGAACTCGTTCGTCAACGACATCTTCGAGCGCATCGCCTCCGAGGCGTCTCGTCTGGCTCACTACAACAAGCGCTCCACCATCACCTCCAGGGAGATCCAGACCGCCGTGCGCCTCCTGCTGCCCGGGGAGCTGGCCAAGCACGCCGTGTCCGAGGGCACCAAGGCCGTCACCAAGTACACCAGCTCCAAGTAA
- the LOC101169170 gene encoding histone H2A-like has protein sequence MSGRGKTGGKARAKAKTRSSRAGLQFPVGRVHRLLRKGNYAERVGAGAPVYLAAVLEYLTAEILELAGNAARDNKKTRIIPRHLQLAVRNDEELNKLLGGVTIAQGGVLPNIQAVLLPKKTEKPAKTK, from the coding sequence ATGTCTGGACGTGGAAAGACCGGCGGAAAAGCCCGTGCTAAGGCAAAGACTCGCTCCTCCCGCGCTGGGCTGCAGTTCCCCGTGGGTCGTGTCCACAGACTGTTGCGCAAAGGCAACTATGCGGAGCGTGTGGGAGCCGGAGCCCCCGTGTACCTGGCCGCCGTGCTGGAGTATCTGACCGCTGAGATCCTGGAGCTGGCCGGAAACGCCGCCCGCGACAACAAGAAGACCAGGATCATCCCCCGTCACCTGCAGCTGGCTGTCCGCAACGACGAGGAGCTCAACAAGCTGCTGGGCGGAGTCACCATCGCTCAGGGCGGCGTGCTGCCCAACATCCAGGCGGTGCTGCTGCCCAAGAAGACCGAGAAGCCCGCCAAGACCAAGTAG
- the LOC101168343 gene encoding histone H3: protein MARTKQTARKSTGGKAPRKQLATKAARKSAPATGGVKKPHRYRPGTVALREIRRYQKSTELLIRKLPFQRLVREIAQDFKTDLRFQSSAVMALQEASEAYLVGLFEDTNLCAIHAKRVTIMPKDIQLARRIRGERA from the coding sequence ATGGCCAGAACAAAGCAGACCGCCCGTAAATCTACTGGAGGCAAAGCTCCGAGGAAGCAGCTGGCCACCAAGGCTGCCCGTAAGAGCGCCCCGGCCACCGGAGGAGTGAAGAAGCCTCACCGTTACCGTCCCGGTACCGTGGCTCTCCGTGAGATCCGTCGTTACCAGAAATCCACCGAGCTGCTGATCCGCAAGCTGCCCTTCCAGCGGCTGGTGAGAGAAATCGCTCAGGACTTCAAGACCGACCTGCGCTTCCAGAGCTCTGCTGTCATGGCTCTGCAGGAGGCAAGCGAGGCTTACCTGGTGGGGCTCTTCGAGGACACCAACCTGTGCGCCATCCACGCCAAGAGGGTCACCATCATGCCCAAAGACATCCAGCTGGCCCGCCGCATCCGTGGGGAGAGAGCTTAA
- the LOC101168595 gene encoding GTP-binding protein 2 isoform X1, whose amino-acid sequence MVDLSEGTVVSPGRSRHSGSSNNGRKTSKKSRTKRGKRGRRRRSKKNRNNKTPPPFLPPEAEEGNIEYKLKLVNPTQYRFEHLATQLKWRLQEGRGEAVYQIGVEDNGLLVGLTEADMKASLKTLRRMAEKVGADITLLREREVDYDLDRNTRRIAEVLVRKVPDDQQFLDLRVAVLGNVDSGKSTLLGVLTQGELDNGRGRARLNLFRHLHEIQTGRTSSISFEILGFNSKGEVVNYSESRTAEEICESSSKMITFIDLAGHHKYLKTTIFGLTSYCPDFAMLVVSANTGVAGTTREHLGLAMALKLPIFIVVSKVDLCSHGTVERAVRQLERVLKQPGCNKVPMVVSNPDDAVTAAQQFTQSTCVTPIFTLSSVSGENLDLLKVFLNILPPLSNSKEQEELMQQLTEFQVDEIYSVPDVGTVVGGTLYSGVCREGERLVVGPTDEGRFLRLKVGSIQRNRSACRLLRAGQAATLALGNFDRSLLRKGMVMVSPKMNPTICCQFEAAIVLLFHAKTFRRGSQVTVHVGNVRQTAIVERLHGKEELRTGERAVVQFRFIKHPEYLRLGAKLLFREGVTKGIGHVARLLPPSQNHDQNQNRDQNLQEY is encoded by the exons ATGGTGGATTTGTCCGAAGGGACTGTCGTCTCGCCGGGACGCAGCAGACACTCCGGCTCGAGCAACAACGGAAGGAAAACGTCCAAAAAGTCACGAACGAAACGAGGCAAACGAGGCAGAAGACGGCGGAGTAAAAAGAACCGAAACAACAAAACCCCGCCGCCGTTTTTACCGCCGGAG GCTGAAGAAGGAAACATTGAATATAAG TTGAAGTTGGTCAACCCCACTCAGTaccgctttgagcatctggccACTCAGCTGAAATGGCGTCTGCAGGAAGGTCGCGGCGAGGCCGTCTACCAGATCGGAGTGGAAGACAACGGCCTGCTGGTCGGCCTGACCGAGGCTGACATGAAGGCCTCCCTCAAGACCTTAAGGAGGATGGCAGAGAA GGTTGGGGCCGACATCACTCTCCTGCGAGAGCGGGAGGTGGACTACGACCTGGACAGGAATACTAGAAGAATCGCCGAAGTGCTGGTCCGGAAAGTTCCAGATGATCAGCAG TTCCTGGACCTGCGGGTGGCGGTCCTGGGGAACGTGGACTCTGGGAAGTCCACCCTGCTGGGCGTCCTGACGCAGGGCGAGCTGGATAACGGGCGAGGCCGTGCGCGGCTCAACCTGTTCAGACACCTGCATGAAATCCAGACGGGGCGCACCTCCAGCATCAGCTTTGAGATCCTGGGCTTCAACAGCAAAGGAGAG GTGGTGAACTACAGCGAGTCACGCACCGCCGAGGAGATCTGCGAGAGCTCCTCCAAGATGATCACTTTCATCGACCTGGCGGGACACCACAAATACCTGAAGACCACCATTTTTGGACTCACCAGCTACTGCCCGGACTTCGCCATGCTGGTAGTGAGCGCCAATACCGGCGTCG CCGGTACCACTCGGGAGCACCTTGGTCTAGCCATGGCGCTGAAACTTCCCATCTTTATCGTGGTCAGCAAAGTGGACCTTTGTTCTCACGGCACGGTGGAGCGAGCGGTCCGGCAGCTGGAGCGGGTTCTGAAGCAGCCCGGCTGCAACAAGGTCCCGATGGTGGTGTCGAACCCCGACGAcgctgtgactgcagctcagCAGTTCACCCAGTCCACGTG CGTCACGCCCATCTTCACCCTGTCCAGCGTTTCTGGAGAAAACCTGGACCTTCTGAAGGTTTTCCTGAACATCCTCCCTCCACTCAGCAACAGCAAGGAGCAAGAGGAGCTGATGCAGCAGCTCACGGAGTTCCAG gTGGATGAGATCTACTCGGTTCCTGATGTCGGGACCGTGGTTGGAGGAACTCTGTACAG TGGCGTGTGTCGGGAGGGCGAGCGCCTGGTGGTGGGTCCAACGGACGAGGGCCGTTTCCTGCGTCTGAAGGTGGGCAGCATCCAGAGGAACCGCTCGGCCTGCAGGCTCCTGAGGGCGGGACAGGCTGCCACTCTGGCTCTGGGGAACTTTGACCGCTCACTGCTGCgtaag GGCATGGTCATGGTCAGCCCCAAGATGAACCCAACCATCTGCTGTCAGTTCGAAGCCGCCATCGTCCTGCTCTTCCACGCTAAGACCTTCCGGCGGGGGTCGCAGGTCACGGTGCACGTCGGGAACGTCAGACAGACGGCCATCGTGGAGCGGCTCCACGGAAAG GAGGAGCTGCGGACGGGCGAGAGGGCCGTCGTCCAGTTCCGCTTCATCAAGCACCCCGAGTACCTGCGGCTCGGAGCCAAGCTGCTGTTCCGGGAGGGCGTCACCAAAGGCATCGGCCACGTCGCGCGCCTGCTGCCCCCCTCCCAGAACCacgaccagaaccagaaccgcgACCAGAACCTGCAGGAGTACTGA
- the LOC101168595 gene encoding GTP-binding protein 2 isoform X2: MVDLSEGTVVSPGRSRHSGSSNNGRKTSKKSRTKRGKRGRRRRSKKNRNNKTPPPFLPPEAEEGNIEYKLKLVNPTQYRFEHLATQLKWRLQEGRGEAVYQIGVEDNGLLVGLTEADMKASLKTLRRMAEKVGADITLLREREVDYDLDRNTRRIAEVLVRKVPDDQQFLDLRVAVLGNVDSGKSTLLGVLTQGELDNGRGRARLNLFRHLHEIQTGRTSSISFEILGFNSKGEVVNYSESRTAEEICESSSKMITFIDLAGHHKYLKTTIFGLTSYCPDFAMLVVSANTGVAGTTREHLGLAMALKLPIFIVVSKVDLCSHGTVERAVRQLERVLKQPGCNKVPMVVSNPDDAVTAAQQFTQSTCVTPIFTLSSVSGENLDLLKVFLNILPPLSNSKEQEELMQQLTEFQVDEIYSVPDVGTVVGGTLYSGVCREGERLVVGPTDEGRFLRLKGMVMVSPKMNPTICCQFEAAIVLLFHAKTFRRGSQVTVHVGNVRQTAIVERLHGKEELRTGERAVVQFRFIKHPEYLRLGAKLLFREGVTKGIGHVARLLPPSQNHDQNQNRDQNLQEY, translated from the exons ATGGTGGATTTGTCCGAAGGGACTGTCGTCTCGCCGGGACGCAGCAGACACTCCGGCTCGAGCAACAACGGAAGGAAAACGTCCAAAAAGTCACGAACGAAACGAGGCAAACGAGGCAGAAGACGGCGGAGTAAAAAGAACCGAAACAACAAAACCCCGCCGCCGTTTTTACCGCCGGAG GCTGAAGAAGGAAACATTGAATATAAG TTGAAGTTGGTCAACCCCACTCAGTaccgctttgagcatctggccACTCAGCTGAAATGGCGTCTGCAGGAAGGTCGCGGCGAGGCCGTCTACCAGATCGGAGTGGAAGACAACGGCCTGCTGGTCGGCCTGACCGAGGCTGACATGAAGGCCTCCCTCAAGACCTTAAGGAGGATGGCAGAGAA GGTTGGGGCCGACATCACTCTCCTGCGAGAGCGGGAGGTGGACTACGACCTGGACAGGAATACTAGAAGAATCGCCGAAGTGCTGGTCCGGAAAGTTCCAGATGATCAGCAG TTCCTGGACCTGCGGGTGGCGGTCCTGGGGAACGTGGACTCTGGGAAGTCCACCCTGCTGGGCGTCCTGACGCAGGGCGAGCTGGATAACGGGCGAGGCCGTGCGCGGCTCAACCTGTTCAGACACCTGCATGAAATCCAGACGGGGCGCACCTCCAGCATCAGCTTTGAGATCCTGGGCTTCAACAGCAAAGGAGAG GTGGTGAACTACAGCGAGTCACGCACCGCCGAGGAGATCTGCGAGAGCTCCTCCAAGATGATCACTTTCATCGACCTGGCGGGACACCACAAATACCTGAAGACCACCATTTTTGGACTCACCAGCTACTGCCCGGACTTCGCCATGCTGGTAGTGAGCGCCAATACCGGCGTCG CCGGTACCACTCGGGAGCACCTTGGTCTAGCCATGGCGCTGAAACTTCCCATCTTTATCGTGGTCAGCAAAGTGGACCTTTGTTCTCACGGCACGGTGGAGCGAGCGGTCCGGCAGCTGGAGCGGGTTCTGAAGCAGCCCGGCTGCAACAAGGTCCCGATGGTGGTGTCGAACCCCGACGAcgctgtgactgcagctcagCAGTTCACCCAGTCCACGTG CGTCACGCCCATCTTCACCCTGTCCAGCGTTTCTGGAGAAAACCTGGACCTTCTGAAGGTTTTCCTGAACATCCTCCCTCCACTCAGCAACAGCAAGGAGCAAGAGGAGCTGATGCAGCAGCTCACGGAGTTCCAG gTGGATGAGATCTACTCGGTTCCTGATGTCGGGACCGTGGTTGGAGGAACTCTGTACAG TGGCGTGTGTCGGGAGGGCGAGCGCCTGGTGGTGGGTCCAACGGACGAGGGCCGTTTCCTGCGTCTGAAG GGCATGGTCATGGTCAGCCCCAAGATGAACCCAACCATCTGCTGTCAGTTCGAAGCCGCCATCGTCCTGCTCTTCCACGCTAAGACCTTCCGGCGGGGGTCGCAGGTCACGGTGCACGTCGGGAACGTCAGACAGACGGCCATCGTGGAGCGGCTCCACGGAAAG GAGGAGCTGCGGACGGGCGAGAGGGCCGTCGTCCAGTTCCGCTTCATCAAGCACCCCGAGTACCTGCGGCTCGGAGCCAAGCTGCTGTTCCGGGAGGGCGTCACCAAAGGCATCGGCCACGTCGCGCGCCTGCTGCCCCCCTCCCAGAACCacgaccagaaccagaaccgcgACCAGAACCTGCAGGAGTACTGA